In the Salinirubrum litoreum genome, one interval contains:
- a CDS encoding MTH1187 family thiamine-binding protein, with protein MTVIALLSVAPVVEGSMASEVAKAVAALDAHDVDYETNPMGTVIEADDVDTLLAAVASAHKAVDGDRVSTFLKIDDKRTTDQRASEKVEAVERELGREARKSREEE; from the coding sequence ATGACAGTCATCGCACTGCTGTCGGTCGCGCCGGTCGTCGAGGGGAGCATGGCGAGCGAGGTCGCGAAGGCGGTCGCGGCGCTGGACGCCCACGACGTGGACTACGAGACGAACCCGATGGGGACCGTGATCGAAGCCGACGACGTCGACACCTTGCTGGCGGCGGTGGCGTCCGCGCACAAGGCGGTCGACGGCGACCGAGTGAGCACGTTTCTGAAGATCGACGACAAGCGAACGACCGACCAGCGCGCGTCGGAGAAGGTCGAGGCAGTCGAGCGTGAACTCGGCCGGGAAGCACGGAAGTCGCGCGAGGAGGAGTGA
- a CDS encoding M24 family metallopeptidase, whose protein sequence is MTDLQDRRERLDEFLAREGCEAVWLARPNSFAWLTGGSNVVDRDADLGVAAAGYDGEFRVVTDNIEAERLADEELPDAFTVESTAWYESGLGEAVADRTPTPALADFPVPAEDVTEFDASTLRQPLSENDVQRYRDLGTAAANAVESVCRELQSGDTEIEVAAGIRISLSAQDVETPVALAGGAERARQYRHYTPTTSSLGEYALVSITAERGGLYASCTRTVAFDPPEWLAERHQSAMQIETDALAATRRVAREGGTASDVFADVRAAYDRAGWPEEWRNHHQGGAAGYAGREWFASPDAENPVQTPMAYAWNPTVQGAKSEDTVLVTDDGFEVLTATGDWPSVEVSPDESVVGDGASPALTRHEILSLGE, encoded by the coding sequence ATGACCGATCTACAGGACCGCAGGGAGCGACTGGACGAGTTCCTCGCCCGCGAGGGGTGCGAGGCGGTGTGGCTCGCGCGCCCGAACTCCTTCGCGTGGCTGACCGGCGGCAGCAACGTCGTGGACCGCGACGCCGACCTCGGTGTCGCGGCGGCCGGCTACGACGGCGAGTTCCGGGTCGTCACCGACAACATCGAAGCCGAACGACTCGCGGACGAGGAACTACCCGACGCGTTCACCGTCGAGTCGACGGCGTGGTACGAGTCGGGTCTCGGGGAGGCGGTCGCCGACCGCACCCCGACGCCGGCGCTCGCCGATTTCCCGGTTCCGGCCGAGGATGTCACAGAGTTCGACGCGAGCACGCTCCGGCAACCGCTGTCAGAGAACGACGTACAGCGGTACCGGGACCTCGGCACGGCGGCCGCCAACGCGGTGGAGTCGGTCTGCCGGGAACTCCAGTCGGGCGACACCGAGATCGAAGTCGCCGCCGGCATCCGCATCTCGCTGTCGGCACAGGACGTCGAGACCCCGGTCGCACTCGCCGGCGGTGCGGAGCGCGCCCGGCAGTACCGCCACTACACGCCGACGACGAGTTCGCTGGGGGAGTACGCCCTCGTCTCCATCACCGCCGAGCGCGGCGGCCTGTACGCCTCCTGTACGCGAACCGTGGCGTTCGACCCGCCGGAGTGGCTGGCCGAGCGCCACCAGTCTGCGATGCAGATCGAGACCGACGCGCTGGCCGCGACTCGCCGGGTGGCACGCGAGGGTGGGACCGCGAGCGACGTGTTCGCCGACGTGCGGGCGGCCTACGACCGCGCAGGCTGGCCCGAGGAGTGGCGGAACCACCACCAGGGCGGCGCGGCGGGCTACGCCGGCCGCGAGTGGTTCGCCAGCCCCGACGCCGAGAATCCGGTGCAGACGCCGATGGCGTACGCCTGGAACCCGACGGTCCAGGGCGCGAAGAGCGAGGACACCGTGCTGGTGACCGACGACGGCTTCGAGGTGCTGACCGCGACCGGCGACTGGCCGAGCGTCGAGGTGTCGCCGGACGAGTCGGTGGTCGGTGACGGCGCGTCGCCGGCGCTCACCCGACACGAGATACTGTCGCTCGGTGAGTGA
- a CDS encoding ABC transporter substrate-binding protein, whose amino-acid sequence MDDTPDHDGSTRREYLTYGATVVASGLLAGCTGGGDTGNSETPTEEETVTATATETETPEAESYSVSIEPVGEVTFDSVPETWVANNGSWADMGIALGLEPPEGVWLPSRYHTSYYDEIPGVSVDGSQIEKLWGDSGIGKEQFYALDADVHVMDPNFLLNRSKGWKQADIDEITENVAPMFGNSSFSRGYPWHEDYRYYGLMEAFEKLAEVFQRTDRYEAFESIHDDFQANLAPVVPARSERPEVAVVWGGGDEPAKFYPYTVDDGTSFKHLTDLKVRDALADSQVKDFYSSRGAIDFETLLEVDPDVLLLRGQEAKTAEEFESTVVAYMEANDVASELTAVQNGDVYRAGGLYQGPITNLVVTQRLAEQLYGADGQLYDPERVAEVVAGDV is encoded by the coding sequence ATGGACGACACACCGGATCACGATGGATCGACGCGACGGGAGTATCTGACGTACGGCGCTACTGTGGTGGCGAGCGGGCTACTCGCGGGCTGTACCGGCGGGGGCGACACCGGCAACTCGGAGACGCCGACCGAGGAGGAGACGGTCACGGCGACCGCCACCGAGACGGAGACGCCCGAGGCCGAGTCGTACTCGGTGTCCATCGAACCGGTCGGGGAGGTGACGTTCGACTCGGTGCCGGAGACGTGGGTCGCCAACAACGGGAGTTGGGCCGACATGGGGATCGCGCTCGGCCTCGAACCGCCGGAGGGCGTCTGGCTCCCGAGCCGGTATCACACGAGCTACTACGACGAGATTCCCGGCGTGAGCGTCGACGGGAGCCAGATCGAGAAGCTCTGGGGCGACAGCGGCATCGGCAAGGAGCAGTTCTACGCACTCGACGCGGACGTTCACGTGATGGACCCGAACTTCCTCCTCAACCGGTCGAAGGGGTGGAAACAGGCCGACATCGACGAGATCACCGAGAACGTCGCGCCGATGTTCGGCAACAGCAGCTTCTCGCGAGGCTACCCGTGGCACGAGGACTACCGGTACTACGGGCTGATGGAGGCCTTCGAGAAACTCGCCGAGGTGTTCCAGCGAACCGATCGGTACGAAGCGTTCGAGTCGATCCACGACGACTTCCAGGCGAACCTCGCGCCGGTCGTCCCGGCCCGGAGCGAGCGTCCCGAGGTCGCGGTCGTCTGGGGCGGCGGCGACGAACCGGCGAAGTTCTACCCCTACACCGTGGACGACGGGACCAGCTTCAAACACCTCACCGATCTGAAAGTCCGGGACGCGCTGGCCGACTCACAGGTGAAAGACTTCTACAGCAGTCGGGGAGCGATCGACTTCGAGACGCTGTTGGAGGTCGATCCAGACGTGCTCCTCCTGCGTGGGCAGGAGGCGAAGACGGCCGAGGAGTTCGAATCGACGGTCGTCGCGTACATGGAAGCGAACGACGTCGCGAGTGAACTCACTGCGGTCCAGAACGGCGACGTCTACCGCGCCGGTGGGTTGTATCAGGGACCGATCACGAACCTCGTCGTCACTCAGCGACTCGCCGAACAGTTGTACGGTGCCGACGGACAGCTGTACGACCCGGAGCGCGTCGCCGAGGTGGTGGCCGGCGACGTCTGA
- a CDS encoding DMT family transporter: MSRRLPAIAPVAPLGAAVLWGGMYVVSRWGFEAIPPVTLAFLRVLLGGVVLLLVVRLREPTRSFSRAEWSRFALLGVWVAVTLATQFLGTALTTASQGSLLTVLTPVFTLALGVALLDESLSRAKVVGTGLALAGTLVVVAATTDLGTLDGGAGGGSLGGTVGGLGVLALLLASLGWALYTVQGAPLVRRYGALTTATYSTLFAVPLLAVGAGVEVVTTGADLGAISWTPALLAAVGYLGVASTALAWYLWYKGLEYVDSGTVAVFFFAQPVVGTVLGVLLLDEQAGPAFLLGGAVMAVGIYVVSSARGE; encoded by the coding sequence GTGAGCCGACGCCTCCCCGCCATCGCACCCGTCGCCCCGCTCGGTGCGGCGGTCCTCTGGGGCGGGATGTACGTCGTCAGTCGCTGGGGGTTCGAGGCGATTCCGCCGGTGACGCTCGCCTTCCTCCGCGTTCTCCTCGGCGGCGTCGTCCTCCTTCTCGTCGTCAGACTCCGGGAACCGACCCGGTCGTTCTCTCGTGCGGAGTGGTCGCGGTTCGCCCTCCTCGGCGTCTGGGTCGCCGTCACGCTCGCCACGCAGTTCCTCGGGACCGCGCTGACGACCGCCAGCCAGGGCTCGCTGTTGACGGTGCTGACGCCGGTGTTCACGCTCGCGCTGGGGGTCGCGCTCTTGGACGAGTCGCTCTCGCGGGCGAAGGTCGTCGGCACCGGACTGGCGCTGGCCGGGACGCTCGTGGTCGTCGCGGCGACGACCGACCTCGGGACGCTCGACGGCGGGGCTGGCGGGGGGAGCCTCGGGGGGACCGTCGGCGGTCTCGGCGTCCTCGCGCTCCTCCTCGCCAGTCTCGGCTGGGCGCTCTACACCGTACAGGGCGCGCCGCTCGTCCGGCGGTACGGCGCGCTGACGACCGCGACCTACTCCACGCTGTTCGCCGTGCCACTGCTCGCGGTCGGTGCCGGCGTCGAGGTGGTGACGACCGGGGCCGACCTCGGTGCAATCTCGTGGACGCCCGCACTGCTCGCGGCGGTCGGCTACCTCGGTGTCGCCAGCACCGCTCTCGCGTGGTATCTCTGGTACAAGGGCCTGGAGTACGTCGACAGCGGGACGGTCGCGGTGTTCTTCTTCGCCCAGCCAGTCGTCGGGACCGTGCTCGGCGTCCTGTTGCTCGACGAACAGGCCGGCCCGGCGTTCCTCCTCGGCGGGGCAGTGATGGCTGTCGGCATCTACGTCGTGAGCAGTGCGCGCGGTGAGTGA
- a CDS encoding pyridoxal phosphate-dependent aminotransferase, with protein MKIADRVQQVPPSGIRRFFELAEEKEEVISLGVGEPDFSAPWAARTAAIDSLERGKTSYTANKGMRNLRVSIADYVQQWGLDYDPDEEILVTAGASEAVDLAMRAFVDPGDTVAVQEPTYISYVPGIQFAGGEPIRVPTTPETEFQLTYDALRDAGAAEAEALVICYPNNPTGATIDDAHLREVAEFARDHDLTVLSDEIYAALTYDGDHTSIATLPGMRERTVVFNGFSKAYAMTGLRLGFALAPPEATQAMNRIHQYTMLSAPTTAQYAALEALRSCDDDVVEMRTQFDRRRRYVLSRFREMGMDCFEAKGAFYVFPECGGDDEQFAEDLLESQDVAVVPGSVFGDGGAGHLRVSYASGMAELKEAMNRIEAFVE; from the coding sequence ATGAAGATCGCCGACCGCGTCCAGCAGGTGCCGCCCTCGGGCATCCGGCGATTCTTCGAACTCGCCGAGGAGAAAGAGGAGGTCATCTCGCTCGGCGTCGGCGAACCGGACTTCAGCGCGCCGTGGGCCGCCAGAACCGCCGCCATCGACTCGCTCGAACGCGGGAAGACGAGCTACACCGCGAACAAAGGGATGCGGAATCTCCGCGTGAGCATCGCCGACTACGTCCAGCAGTGGGGCCTGGACTACGACCCCGACGAGGAGATTCTCGTCACCGCCGGCGCGAGCGAGGCGGTCGATCTGGCGATGCGGGCGTTCGTCGACCCCGGCGACACGGTGGCAGTGCAGGAGCCGACGTATATCTCCTACGTCCCCGGCATCCAGTTCGCCGGCGGGGAGCCGATCCGAGTACCGACGACGCCCGAGACAGAGTTCCAACTCACCTACGACGCGCTCCGCGACGCCGGGGCCGCCGAGGCCGAGGCACTGGTGATCTGCTACCCGAACAACCCGACCGGCGCGACGATCGACGACGCCCACCTCCGGGAAGTCGCGGAGTTCGCCCGGGACCACGACCTGACGGTCCTCTCGGACGAGATCTACGCCGCGCTGACCTACGACGGCGACCACACGTCCATCGCCACCCTGCCGGGGATGCGCGAGCGGACGGTCGTCTTCAACGGCTTCTCGAAGGCCTACGCGATGACCGGCTTGCGACTCGGCTTCGCACTCGCGCCGCCGGAGGCGACGCAAGCGATGAACCGCATCCACCAGTACACGATGCTGTCTGCGCCGACGACCGCCCAGTACGCCGCGCTCGAGGCACTCCGGTCGTGTGACGACGACGTGGTCGAGATGCGCACGCAGTTCGACCGCCGCCGGCGGTACGTCCTCTCGCGGTTCCGCGAGATGGGGATGGACTGCTTCGAGGCGAAAGGAGCGTTCTACGTCTTCCCGGAGTGTGGCGGCGACGACGAGCAGTTCGCCGAGGATCTGCTCGAATCACAGGACGTGGCGGTCGTCCCCGGTAGCGTCTTCGGCGACGGCGGCGCGGGCCACCTCCGGGTGTCGTACGCCTCCGGGATGGCGGAGTTGAAGGAGGCGATGAACCGCATCGAGGCGTTCGTCGAGTGA
- a CDS encoding Lrp/AsnC family transcriptional regulator codes for MDEQRELLDLLLDDARESTEDIARQTGLTPDEVEAAIAELESAGVVRGYKAVVDWSRVDEEHVQAEVELNVELDRETGYEQIARRIAKFPQVSSLRLVSGSYDFAVDVEGRSMHDVSQFVSEQIAPIPEVTQTVTHFVMETYKERGIEFDASDDDDRLSVSP; via the coding sequence ATGGACGAACAGCGGGAACTGCTCGACCTGTTGCTCGACGACGCGCGGGAGTCCACCGAGGACATCGCGCGACAGACCGGTCTCACGCCCGACGAGGTGGAGGCAGCGATCGCGGAGTTGGAGTCCGCAGGCGTCGTCCGCGGCTACAAGGCGGTCGTGGACTGGTCGCGGGTCGACGAGGAACACGTGCAGGCGGAGGTCGAACTCAACGTCGAACTCGACCGCGAGACGGGCTACGAACAGATCGCCCGCCGCATCGCCAAGTTCCCACAGGTCTCCTCGCTCCGACTCGTCTCCGGGAGTTACGACTTCGCGGTGGACGTGGAGGGCCGGTCGATGCACGACGTGTCGCAGTTCGTCTCCGAGCAGATCGCACCGATTCCGGAGGTCACGCAGACTGTCACTCACTTCGTGATGGAGACGTACAAGGAGCGAGGCATCGAGTTCGACGCCTCCGACGACGACGATCGGTTGTCGGTCTCGCCATGA
- a CDS encoding DUF2270 domain-containing protein, protein MTDDSSSDADPPPDDAETVSADSDRPPRDADSRETVDPVNVAGDPEVGKGLLDETMGPSSAMAHLYRGEIHRMKFWRERLDRTTNWAVIVMAAVLTWAFSSPTNPHYVILVGAAALTVFLVVEARRYRGYDIWRSRVRSLQQNVWTPGLDPTRDPADPDWRRDLADDYDTPTIKITMEEAVAHRLRRIYLPLFAVLLSAWVIRITAFGVERWPESAGIGMISGALVSAVVAGYTLLLVGIALRPRTWHAREEMRTTDFRRER, encoded by the coding sequence ATGACCGACGACTCGTCGTCCGACGCCGACCCACCGCCGGACGATGCCGAGACCGTGTCAGCAGACAGCGACCGACCGCCGAGAGACGCCGACTCCCGAGAGACGGTGGACCCGGTGAACGTGGCCGGCGACCCCGAGGTCGGCAAGGGCCTGCTCGACGAGACGATGGGACCGAGTTCCGCGATGGCGCACCTCTACCGCGGCGAAATCCACCGGATGAAGTTCTGGCGGGAGCGACTCGACCGCACCACGAACTGGGCGGTCATCGTCATGGCCGCCGTCTTGACGTGGGCCTTCTCCAGTCCGACGAACCCGCACTACGTGATCCTCGTCGGGGCGGCCGCGCTGACCGTCTTTCTGGTCGTCGAAGCCCGCCGCTACCGGGGGTACGACATCTGGCGCTCGCGCGTCCGGTCGCTCCAACAGAACGTCTGGACGCCGGGACTCGATCCGACCAGAGACCCTGCCGACCCCGACTGGCGACGGGACCTCGCGGACGACTACGACACGCCGACGATCAAGATCACGATGGAGGAGGCGGTCGCACACCGACTGCGGCGTATCTACCTCCCGCTGTTCGCCGTGTTGCTGTCGGCGTGGGTGATCCGGATCACCGCCTTCGGCGTCGAACGCTGGCCCGAGTCGGCCGGGATCGGCATGATCTCGGGAGCACTCGTCTCGGCGGTCGTCGCCGGCTACACGCTCCTCCTGGTCGGAATCGCGCTCCGGCCGCGGACGTGGCACGCGAGAGAAGAGATGCGGACGACCGACTTCCGCCGGGAGCGGTAG
- a CDS encoding DsrE/DsrF/DrsH-like family protein: MSTETPHSADESESDAGGVEETVDPESVAALRAEVEELREELAEATTDSGDDQRSMTIIATKGTLDMAYPPLILASTAAAFGWDVVVFHTFWGLDILHEERSKHLKLSAVGNPSMPVPNAVAALPGMDRMTTRMMEKRIADNGTATIEELIETSLDMGVDLQACQMTVELMDYDEDDFYEGVTTGVGAATALQHMADADVQLLV; this comes from the coding sequence ATGAGTACCGAGACACCCCACTCGGCAGACGAGTCGGAGTCGGACGCGGGCGGCGTCGAGGAGACGGTCGACCCCGAGTCGGTCGCGGCACTCCGCGCCGAGGTCGAAGAACTGCGCGAGGAACTCGCCGAGGCCACCACCGACAGCGGCGACGACCAGCGGTCGATGACGATCATCGCCACGAAGGGGACGCTCGACATGGCGTACCCGCCGCTGATCCTCGCCAGCACGGCGGCCGCGTTCGGCTGGGACGTGGTCGTCTTCCACACGTTCTGGGGACTCGACATCCTCCACGAGGAACGGTCGAAGCACCTCAAACTGTCGGCGGTCGGCAACCCCTCGATGCCGGTCCCCAACGCGGTCGCCGCCCTGCCGGGGATGGACCGGATGACGACCCGGATGATGGAGAAACGCATCGCGGACAACGGGACCGCGACAATCGAGGAACTGATCGAGACGTCTCTCGACATGGGCGTCGACCTGCAGGCCTGTCAGATGACGGTCGAACTGATGGACTACGACGAAGACGACTTCTACGAGGGCGTGACGACCGGCGTCGGGGCCGCGACCGCACTCCAGCACATGGCCGACGCCGACGTGCAGTTGCTGGTCTGA
- a CDS encoding sulfurtransferase TusA family protein, translating to MSTEFEVTETLDVQGESCPMPVVKTRGAVDDLASGDVLEVLATDSGSVSDIAGWAESVDDVELLEQSDDGTVYSHYLRKL from the coding sequence ATGAGTACGGAATTCGAAGTCACGGAGACGCTAGACGTACAGGGAGAGTCGTGTCCGATGCCGGTCGTCAAGACGCGCGGTGCCGTCGACGACCTCGCGTCCGGCGACGTGCTGGAAGTGCTGGCGACCGACTCCGGGAGCGTGAGCGACATCGCGGGCTGGGCCGAGTCGGTGGACGACGTGGAACTACTCGAGCAGAGCGACGACGGAACTGTCTACAGTCACTACCTCCGGAAGCTGTGA
- a CDS encoding MBL fold metallo-hydrolase, whose translation MSTPEFPEPETEAPSVTASALKERIDAGEQVTILDTRVPSEFESWQIDGASVENVNVPYFDFLVDDIDPETLAQVPDDRRVTVSCAKGESSRYVAGLLADRGYDVEHLEDGMNGWARLYEYVELDTAGDTTGDLTVAQYQRPSSGCLAYLVVSGDEAAVIDPLRAFADEYVADAKALGADLRYAVDTHVHADHVSGVRTLAEEYGVEAVVPEPALDRGLDYEIAVSTIADGESLAVGDAEIEALHTPGHTSGMTSYRVAEFLFTGDGLFTESVARPDLEDGDDGAPDAARTLYETLQETILPLPDETVIAPAHFSDAADRAADGSYTTTLGDLRASMDALSMDRDEFVEYVLADMPPRPANYEDVIATNLGQQTVDDREAFELELGPNNCAASTDAMTSDD comes from the coding sequence ATGAGTACGCCAGAGTTCCCGGAACCGGAGACCGAGGCACCGAGTGTCACGGCGAGTGCGCTGAAAGAGCGGATCGACGCGGGTGAGCAGGTCACGATTCTCGACACGCGCGTCCCGAGCGAGTTCGAGTCGTGGCAGATCGACGGTGCGTCGGTCGAGAACGTCAACGTCCCCTACTTCGACTTTCTCGTCGACGACATCGACCCGGAGACGCTCGCGCAGGTCCCCGACGACCGGCGCGTCACGGTCTCCTGTGCGAAGGGCGAGTCCTCCCGGTACGTCGCCGGTCTGCTCGCGGACCGGGGCTACGACGTGGAACACCTCGAAGACGGGATGAACGGCTGGGCCCGCCTGTACGAGTACGTCGAACTCGACACTGCTGGCGACACCACAGGTGACCTGACGGTCGCGCAGTACCAGCGCCCGTCGAGTGGCTGTCTCGCCTACCTCGTCGTCTCCGGCGACGAGGCGGCCGTGATCGACCCACTGCGCGCCTTCGCCGACGAGTACGTCGCCGACGCGAAGGCGCTCGGTGCGGACCTGCGCTACGCGGTGGACACCCACGTCCACGCGGACCACGTCTCGGGCGTCCGGACGCTCGCCGAGGAGTACGGTGTCGAGGCGGTCGTCCCCGAACCAGCCCTGGATCGCGGACTGGACTACGAGATCGCCGTCTCGACGATCGCCGACGGCGAGTCGCTGGCTGTCGGCGACGCCGAGATCGAAGCGCTCCACACGCCCGGCCACACTTCCGGGATGACGAGCTATCGCGTCGCCGAGTTCCTGTTCACCGGCGACGGTCTGTTCACCGAGTCGGTCGCCCGCCCCGACCTGGAAGACGGCGACGACGGCGCGCCGGACGCGGCCCGGACGCTGTACGAGACGCTCCAGGAGACGATCCTGCCGCTCCCGGACGAGACCGTGATCGCCCCCGCCCACTTCAGCGACGCGGCCGACCGCGCGGCCGACGGGAGCTACACCACCACGCTCGGCGACCTCCGGGCGTCGATGGACGCACTGTCGATGGACCGCGACGAGTTCGTCGAGTACGTTCTCGCCGACATGCCGCCGCGACCGGCGAACTACGAGGACGTGATCGCCACCAACCTCGGCCAGCAGACCGTCGACGACCGGGAGGCCTTCGAGTTGGAACTCGGCCCGAACAACTGCGCGGCCAGCACCGACGCGATGACGAGCGACGACTGA
- a CDS encoding YeeE/YedE family protein, which translates to MVDALTQVAGAGAGAVAGANLAETAGLLLQSGEPLLPPEYFPNGWERYAIGGLFVGLGVAIIYLASGIIAGASTFLETTLSYVSDLPRFNRGKYLRSRDWRVVFTVGIVGGAAIYALLFQDGAWTTAVQPWRLFAGGILVGVGTRLGKGCTSGHGVCGVGSASRTSLVNVATFMLIAVGTAQLVAALGVSP; encoded by the coding sequence ATGGTCGACGCACTCACGCAGGTCGCGGGTGCTGGTGCCGGGGCAGTCGCCGGGGCCAACCTCGCGGAGACTGCCGGCCTGCTCCTCCAGTCGGGCGAGCCACTGCTCCCGCCGGAGTACTTCCCGAACGGGTGGGAACGATACGCGATCGGCGGGCTGTTCGTCGGTCTCGGCGTGGCGATCATCTACCTCGCGTCGGGGATCATCGCCGGCGCGAGCACCTTTCTGGAGACGACGCTGTCCTACGTCTCCGACCTCCCGCGATTCAACCGTGGGAAGTATCTCCGGTCGCGCGACTGGCGCGTCGTCTTCACGGTCGGCATCGTCGGCGGTGCGGCCATCTACGCCCTGCTGTTTCAGGACGGCGCGTGGACCACCGCAGTCCAGCCGTGGCGACTGTTCGCCGGGGGTATCCTCGTCGGCGTCGGCACGCGACTCGGGAAGGGCTGTACCTCCGGTCACGGCGTCTGTGGCGTCGGGTCGGCCTCCCGAACATCGCTCGTCAACGTCGCCACGTTCATGCTGATCGCGGTCGGGACCGCCCAACTCGTCGCCGCACTCGGGGTGAGTCCCTGA
- a CDS encoding DUF6691 family protein, whose translation MSDERAVTDGGSGEAAQSPWFLPVVLFGGMVFGFGLGFSQMARPEVVLDFLQFEDFGLVFVMGGAAVVTGTTFFLATRLLDRAPLTGDAYTRRLKSFDRNVLVGGGIFGVGWGLSGICPGAAYASLGVGNVTILWAIAGMFLGAYLQGWWRARDATSTTTATSAD comes from the coding sequence ATGAGTGACGAGCGTGCAGTCACAGACGGCGGGAGCGGTGAGGCGGCGCAGAGTCCGTGGTTCCTGCCGGTCGTCCTGTTCGGCGGGATGGTCTTCGGCTTCGGCCTCGGCTTCAGCCAGATGGCACGCCCGGAGGTCGTGCTGGACTTCCTCCAGTTCGAGGACTTCGGGCTGGTGTTCGTGATGGGCGGGGCCGCGGTCGTCACCGGGACGACCTTCTTCCTCGCCACGCGTCTGCTGGACCGTGCGCCCCTGACGGGCGACGCCTACACGCGCCGACTGAAGTCGTTCGACCGGAACGTCCTCGTCGGCGGCGGCATCTTCGGTGTCGGCTGGGGCCTGTCGGGTATCTGCCCCGGCGCGGCGTACGCCAGCCTCGGCGTCGGGAACGTCACCATCCTCTGGGCGATCGCCGGGATGTTCCTCGGTGCGTACCTCCAGGGCTGGTGGCGGGCACGGGACGCGACGTCGACAACGACCGCCACGTCCGCTGACTGA
- a CDS encoding helix-turn-helix domain-containing protein, with protein MTNSMSEMLRGDMECEGLLECFHGLKELDKEVFRELTTHDESLTVDEVAEAIDRERSTAYRSIQRLLSTGFVQKEQVNYDQGGYYHVYHPTDPDEVADDMQRMLNDWYAKMGQLIGEFREKYDTPEAATSES; from the coding sequence ATGACGAACTCGATGAGCGAGATGCTCCGGGGGGACATGGAGTGTGAGGGACTCCTCGAGTGTTTCCACGGGCTGAAGGAGTTGGACAAGGAGGTGTTCCGCGAACTGACGACCCACGACGAGTCACTGACCGTCGACGAGGTGGCCGAGGCGATCGACCGGGAACGGTCGACCGCCTACCGGTCCATCCAGCGACTCCTCAGTACCGGCTTCGTCCAGAAGGAGCAGGTCAACTACGATCAGGGCGGCTACTACCACGTCTACCACCCGACCGACCCCGACGAGGTGGCCGACGACATGCAACGCATGCTGAACGACTGGTACGCCAAGATGGGCCAGTTGATCGGCGAGTTCCGCGAGAAGTACGACACGCCCGAGGCCGCGACCTCCGAGAGCTGA
- a CDS encoding UPF0058 family protein → MKKNELVHFHSLLVTIAEEFVDSGLATKADFAEYDVLDVSPLALRAARDDHERAVLTLARLLADVVREPETPSQAVEAN, encoded by the coding sequence ATGAAGAAGAACGAACTGGTCCACTTTCACTCCCTCCTGGTGACCATCGCCGAGGAGTTCGTCGACTCGGGGCTGGCGACGAAGGCGGACTTCGCGGAGTACGACGTACTCGACGTCTCGCCGCTGGCGCTCCGTGCCGCGCGGGACGACCACGAACGGGCGGTGCTGACGCTGGCACGACTGCTCGCCGACGTCGTCAGAGAGCCCGAGACGCCGTCACAGGCCGTCGAAGCGAACTGA